Proteins from a single region of Streptomyces vinaceus:
- a CDS encoding vitamin K epoxide reductase family protein, with translation MTTRGTDADTAPRTVGASRALALLLVITGALGLLAAWVITIDKFKLLEDPNFTPGCSLNPIVSCGNIMKSEQASAFGFPNPMLGLVAYGIVVCVGMSVLAGARFRPWYWLTLNAGMLFGVGFCTWLMYQSLYNINSLCLWCCLAWVATIFMFWYVTAFNVRERLLPAPGWLRAFLDEFPWVLPVLHVGIIGMLILTRWWDFWTS, from the coding sequence ATGACGACACGAGGTACGGACGCAGACACCGCCCCGCGGACGGTCGGCGCGAGCAGGGCCCTGGCCCTGCTGCTGGTGATCACGGGCGCTCTGGGTCTGCTCGCCGCCTGGGTGATCACGATCGACAAGTTCAAGCTGCTGGAGGACCCGAACTTCACGCCGGGCTGCAGCCTGAACCCGATCGTCTCCTGCGGCAACATCATGAAGAGCGAGCAGGCGTCCGCCTTCGGCTTCCCCAACCCGATGCTGGGGCTCGTCGCCTACGGCATCGTCGTGTGCGTCGGCATGAGCGTGCTGGCGGGGGCCCGGTTCCGGCCCTGGTACTGGCTGACGCTCAACGCGGGCATGCTGTTCGGCGTCGGCTTCTGCACCTGGCTCATGTACCAGTCGCTGTACAACATCAACTCGCTGTGCCTGTGGTGCTGCCTGGCCTGGGTCGCCACGATCTTCATGTTCTGGTACGTCACCGCGTTCAACGTGCGCGAGCGGCTGCTGCCCGCACCGGGCTGGCTGCGGGCCTTCCTCGACGAGTTCCCCTGGGTGCTGCCCGTGCTGCACGTCGGGATCATCGGCATGCTGATCCTGACGCGCTGGTGGGACTTCTGGACCTCCTGA
- a CDS encoding sensor histidine kinase encodes MSADLQVEEPPRRLNGFTGAAGARESHVWDRAFGPWDLYFGSVWAATVAFVLGADFPALSYRIPAAALLALLIPWYAWAGRPLLLKDPGAEPGLSLRYLGVTLALFLPAAFLVGETRLITFALAPHCFMLLPLRRAIGAMAVVSLLPVAGWALLWRPAGHIVFINAVGAFVTFAFSSFFGAWIVRIIEQSQERASLIAELDASREEVARLSAAQGAHAERERMSREIHDTLAQGFTSLLMLVQAVQSELDTDPEQARRHLDLMAATARQNLAEARALVAGGAPADLDAGSLPDAVRRLAARQDPPAAVSVTGGVRPLAAALEVVALRSCQEALSNAAKHAGAAARCSVRLAYGDGDLTVTVRDTGRGFDPAAPVPGYGLRGLRARAAEVGGTASVTSVPGATGTTVTVTLPTTL; translated from the coding sequence GTGTCTGCTGACCTTCAAGTGGAAGAACCGCCGAGACGGCTGAACGGCTTCACCGGGGCGGCCGGAGCGCGCGAATCCCACGTCTGGGACCGCGCGTTCGGGCCGTGGGACCTCTACTTCGGCTCCGTGTGGGCCGCGACCGTCGCCTTCGTCCTGGGCGCGGACTTCCCGGCCCTGTCCTACCGGATCCCCGCCGCGGCCCTGCTCGCGCTGCTGATCCCCTGGTACGCGTGGGCCGGCCGGCCCCTGCTCCTGAAGGATCCGGGCGCCGAACCGGGACTGTCCCTGCGCTACCTCGGCGTGACGCTGGCGCTGTTCCTGCCCGCCGCCTTCCTGGTCGGCGAGACCCGGCTGATCACCTTCGCACTCGCCCCGCACTGCTTCATGCTGCTGCCGCTGCGCCGGGCGATCGGCGCGATGGCCGTGGTGTCCCTGCTGCCGGTGGCCGGGTGGGCGCTGCTGTGGCGGCCGGCCGGGCACATCGTCTTCATCAACGCGGTCGGCGCCTTCGTCACCTTCGCCTTCTCCTCCTTCTTCGGCGCCTGGATCGTGCGCATCATCGAGCAGAGCCAGGAGCGGGCCTCGCTGATCGCCGAACTCGACGCCAGCCGGGAGGAGGTGGCCCGGCTCTCCGCCGCGCAGGGCGCCCACGCCGAAAGGGAACGCATGTCCCGGGAGATCCACGACACCCTCGCGCAGGGTTTCACGAGCCTGCTGATGCTGGTCCAGGCCGTGCAGTCGGAGCTGGACACCGACCCGGAACAGGCCCGCCGGCACCTGGACCTCATGGCGGCCACCGCCCGGCAGAACCTGGCCGAGGCCCGGGCCCTGGTCGCGGGCGGCGCCCCCGCCGACTTGGACGCCGGCTCCCTGCCGGACGCCGTACGCCGTCTCGCGGCCCGGCAGGACCCACCGGCGGCGGTGTCGGTGACCGGCGGGGTGCGCCCGCTGGCCGCGGCGCTGGAGGTGGTGGCGCTGCGCTCCTGCCAGGAGGCGCTGTCGAACGCGGCCAAGCACGCGGGGGCGGCGGCGCGCTGCTCGGTCCGCCTGGCCTACGGTGACGGCGACCTGACCGTCACGGTCCGGGACACGGGGCGCGGCTTCGACCCGGCGGCGCCGGTGCCGGGCTACGGCCTGCGGGGGCTGCGCGCCCGCGCGGCGGAGGTGGGCGGCACGGCGTCGGTGACCTCCGTACCGGGCGCCACCGGCACCACGGTCACCGTCACCCTCCCGACGACGCTCTGA
- the hisS gene encoding histidine--tRNA ligase has product MSTFKAPKGTYDLIPPYSAKYLAVRDAISAPLRKAGYGYIETPGFEDVNLFARGVGESTDIVTKEMFTLTTKGGTNLALRPEGTASVLRAALEASLHKKGNLPVKLWYSGSYYRYERPQAGRYRHFSQVGAEAIGAEDPALDAELIILADQAYRTLGLRDFRILLNSLGDKECRPVYREALQAFLRGLDLDEETVRRAEINPLRVLDDKRAEVQKQLVGAPMLRDYLCDACKAYHEEVRALITAAGVAFEDDEKLVRGLDYYTRTTFEFVHGGLGSQSAVGGGGRYDGLSEMIGGPALPSVGWALGVDRTVLALEAEGVELDIPAATSVFAVALGEAKPVLFGLVTELRKAGVAADISYGGKGLKGAMKDANRSGARFAVIAGDRDLAEGVVQLKDMESGEQSAVALAEVVEVLRAKLA; this is encoded by the coding sequence GTGAGCACCTTCAAGGCCCCCAAGGGCACGTACGACCTGATCCCGCCGTACTCGGCGAAGTACCTGGCCGTCCGGGACGCCATCTCGGCCCCCCTGCGCAAGGCCGGGTACGGCTACATCGAGACGCCCGGCTTCGAGGACGTCAACCTGTTCGCGCGCGGTGTCGGGGAGTCCACCGACATCGTGACCAAGGAGATGTTCACCCTCACCACCAAGGGCGGCACCAACCTGGCCCTGCGCCCGGAGGGCACCGCCTCGGTGCTGCGCGCGGCGCTGGAGGCGAGCCTGCACAAGAAGGGCAACCTGCCGGTCAAGCTCTGGTACTCGGGCTCCTACTACCGGTACGAGCGGCCGCAGGCGGGCCGCTACCGCCACTTCTCGCAGGTCGGTGCCGAGGCGATCGGCGCCGAGGACCCGGCGCTGGACGCCGAGCTGATCATCCTGGCCGACCAGGCCTACCGCACGCTCGGCCTGCGCGACTTCCGGATCCTGCTGAACTCGCTGGGCGACAAGGAGTGCCGCCCGGTGTACCGGGAGGCACTCCAGGCCTTCCTGCGCGGGCTGGACCTGGACGAGGAGACCGTCCGCCGGGCCGAGATCAACCCGCTGCGCGTCCTCGACGACAAGCGGGCCGAGGTGCAGAAGCAGCTCGTCGGCGCGCCGATGCTGCGGGACTACCTGTGCGACGCGTGCAAGGCGTACCACGAGGAGGTCCGGGCGCTGATCACGGCCGCAGGGGTCGCCTTCGAGGACGACGAGAAGCTGGTGCGCGGGCTGGACTACTACACGCGCACCACCTTCGAGTTCGTGCACGGCGGCCTGGGATCGCAGTCGGCGGTCGGCGGCGGCGGCCGCTACGACGGCCTGTCCGAGATGATCGGCGGGCCGGCCCTGCCGTCGGTGGGCTGGGCGCTGGGCGTGGACCGTACGGTGCTGGCGCTCGAAGCGGAGGGCGTCGAGCTGGACATCCCGGCGGCCACCTCGGTGTTCGCGGTGGCGCTGGGCGAGGCGAAGCCGGTGCTGTTCGGGCTGGTCACGGAGCTCCGCAAGGCCGGTGTCGCGGCCGACATCTCGTACGGGGGCAAGGGCCTCAAGGGCGCGATGAAGGACGCGAACCGCTCCGGGGCGCGGTTCGCGGTGATCGCGGGTGACCGCGACCTCGCCGAGGGCGTCGTCCAGCTGAAGGACATGGAGTCCGGCGAGCAGTCCGCGGTCGCCCTGGCGGAGGTCGTCGAGGTCCTCCGCGCCAAGCTGGCCTGA
- a CDS encoding response regulator, with protein MIRILLADDHPVVREGLRGMLSAEPDLEVVAEASNGPQAEALAAELLPDLDLILMDLRMPGGDGVESIARIGAAGLPVRVVVLTTYENDRDILRAVEAGAAGYLLKDMARAELADAVRAAVRGETVLAPSVAGRLVDRLRTRPERPRLSDREVAVLRLVAEGATNAEIGRRLFVAESTVKTHLLRIFGKLEVTDRTAAVTTAMRHDLL; from the coding sequence ATGATCCGCATCCTGCTGGCCGACGACCACCCGGTGGTACGGGAGGGCCTGCGCGGCATGCTCAGCGCCGAACCGGACCTGGAGGTGGTGGCGGAGGCCTCGAACGGTCCGCAGGCGGAGGCGCTGGCCGCGGAGCTGCTGCCCGATCTGGACCTGATCCTGATGGACCTGCGGATGCCGGGCGGGGACGGGGTCGAGTCGATCGCCCGGATCGGCGCGGCCGGACTGCCGGTCAGGGTGGTCGTGCTGACGACGTACGAGAACGACCGGGACATCCTGCGGGCGGTGGAGGCGGGGGCGGCCGGCTACCTGCTGAAGGACATGGCCCGGGCCGAGCTCGCCGACGCCGTCCGCGCGGCGGTACGGGGCGAGACGGTGCTGGCCCCTTCGGTGGCGGGCCGCCTCGTGGACCGCCTGCGCACGCGCCCCGAGCGCCCCCGTCTCTCCGACCGGGAGGTGGCGGTCCTGCGCCTGGTCGCGGAGGGGGCGACGAACGCCGAGATCGGCCGCCGCCTGTTCGTGGCGGAGTCGACGGTCAAGACGCACCTGCTGCGGATCTTCGGCAAGCTGGAGGTGACGGACCGCACGGCCGCGGTGACCACGGCCATGCGGCACGACCTCCTCTGA
- a CDS encoding ABC transporter permease: MSTPATPATPAATATTATGGGRAAAAAKALPGAWTLGLSRGALEIKQFVRQRDAMIFTFAFPIVFLALFASIFSESVENTGVTASQLYAAGMVAAGIMSTSFQSLGISIAVERDEKVLRRLRGTPMPPAAYFLGKVWMVLATGLAETAILLLVGSTLFDLDLPSSAAKWLTFGWIFALGLTGCALLGIAISSLPRSGKSASSVVVLPFLILQFISGVFIPVNTIPDWLLNIGALFPLKWMCQGLRGVFLPESAAVLEQAGGWEYGKVALVLGAWVVGGLVLCLLTFKWKNRRDG; the protein is encoded by the coding sequence ATGAGCACCCCCGCCACCCCCGCCACCCCCGCAGCCACCGCCACGACCGCGACGGGCGGCGGCCGGGCCGCCGCGGCCGCGAAGGCGCTGCCCGGCGCCTGGACCCTGGGACTGAGCCGCGGGGCCCTGGAGATCAAGCAGTTCGTGCGCCAGCGCGACGCGATGATCTTCACCTTCGCCTTCCCGATCGTCTTCCTCGCCCTCTTCGCCTCGATCTTCAGCGAGAGCGTGGAGAACACCGGGGTCACGGCCTCCCAGCTGTACGCGGCCGGGATGGTCGCCGCGGGCATCATGTCCACCAGCTTCCAGTCGCTCGGCATCTCGATCGCCGTCGAGCGGGACGAGAAGGTGCTGCGCCGGCTGCGCGGGACCCCGATGCCCCCGGCCGCGTACTTCCTCGGCAAGGTCTGGATGGTGCTCGCCACCGGACTGGCCGAGACCGCGATCCTGCTGCTCGTCGGCTCCACCCTGTTCGACCTCGACCTGCCGTCCTCGGCCGCGAAGTGGCTCACCTTCGGCTGGATCTTCGCCCTCGGGCTGACCGGCTGCGCCCTGCTCGGCATCGCCATCAGCAGTCTGCCCAGGTCGGGCAAGAGCGCGAGCTCCGTCGTCGTCCTGCCCTTCCTGATCCTCCAGTTCATCTCCGGGGTGTTCATCCCGGTCAACACGATCCCGGACTGGCTGCTGAACATCGGCGCGCTGTTCCCGCTCAAGTGGATGTGCCAGGGTCTGCGCGGTGTGTTCCTGCCGGAATCCGCGGCCGTGCTGGAGCAGGCGGGCGGCTGGGAGTACGGAAAGGTCGCCTTGGTCCTGGGTGCCTGGGTCGTCGGAGGATTGGTCCTGTGTCTGCTGACCTTCAAGTGGAAGAACCGCCGAGACGGCTGA
- a CDS encoding ABC transporter ATP-binding protein has product MTQNAVEVRGLRKQYGEVTAVDGLDLTIRQGEVFGLLGPNGAGKSTTVEILQGHRERDGGEVSVLGADPATAGRAWRSRVGIVWQDESAPAELTVRETVEHFARYYPAPRDPAEVIALVGLEPKRDQRVKGLSGGQRRRLDVALGVIGDPELLLLDEPTTGFDPAARRQFWDLIRLLAAEGTTIVLTTHYLEEAEALADRLAVIAGGRVVAEGEPAELRSRFGTGATVEWTGADGAPQSVATETPTRTVAELMARFEGEIPGLKIGRPTLEDVYLRLTGQLVPTTAQPLEDAR; this is encoded by the coding sequence ATGACACAGAACGCGGTGGAAGTACGGGGGCTTCGCAAGCAGTACGGCGAGGTCACCGCGGTGGACGGACTCGATCTGACGATCCGGCAGGGCGAGGTCTTCGGGCTCCTCGGGCCCAACGGCGCCGGCAAGAGCACGACGGTGGAGATCCTTCAGGGCCACCGGGAACGGGACGGGGGCGAGGTCAGCGTGCTCGGCGCGGACCCGGCCACCGCCGGGCGGGCCTGGCGCTCGCGCGTCGGGATCGTCTGGCAGGACGAGTCGGCGCCCGCCGAACTGACGGTACGGGAGACGGTCGAGCACTTCGCCCGCTACTACCCGGCCCCGCGCGACCCGGCCGAGGTCATCGCCCTGGTCGGTCTGGAGCCCAAGCGCGACCAGCGGGTGAAGGGCCTCTCGGGCGGGCAGCGGCGCCGGCTCGACGTGGCGCTCGGCGTCATCGGCGATCCCGAGCTGCTGCTCCTCGACGAGCCGACGACCGGTTTCGACCCGGCGGCCCGGCGGCAGTTCTGGGACCTGATCCGGCTGCTCGCCGCCGAGGGCACCACCATCGTCCTCACCACGCACTACCTGGAGGAGGCCGAGGCCCTCGCCGACCGGCTCGCGGTCATCGCGGGCGGCAGGGTCGTCGCCGAGGGCGAACCGGCCGAGCTGCGCTCCCGCTTCGGCACCGGCGCCACCGTCGAGTGGACCGGGGCCGACGGCGCCCCGCAGAGCGTCGCCACAGAGACCCCCACCCGTACGGTCGCCGAGCTCATGGCCCGCTTCGAGGGCGAGATCCCGGGGCTGAAGATCGGCCGGCCCACCCTGGAGGACGTGTACCTGCGCCTCACGGGCCAGCTCGTACCCACGACCGCGCAGCCGCTGGAGGACGCACGATGA
- a CDS encoding MBL fold metallo-hydrolase produces MLIAGFPAGAWGTNCYVVAPAAGEECVIIDPGHQATLGVEETLKKHRLKPVAVVLTHGHIDHVASVVPVCGAHDVPAWIHPEDRFMMSDPEKALGRSLGAQLMGELTVGEPSDVKELTDGAKLALAGMELTVSHAPGHTKGSVTFGMPEAGDIPPLLFSGDLLFAGSIGRTDFPGGSHADMLQSLARVCLPLDDSTVVLPGHNEHTTIGRERATNPYLRQVAAGLGDGFTSPRRGM; encoded by the coding sequence GTGCTGATTGCCGGGTTCCCCGCCGGGGCCTGGGGGACCAATTGTTACGTGGTCGCCCCCGCCGCCGGTGAGGAGTGCGTGATCATCGACCCGGGCCACCAGGCCACCTTGGGCGTCGAGGAAACGCTGAAGAAGCATCGGCTCAAGCCCGTCGCGGTCGTCCTCACCCACGGCCACATCGACCATGTGGCCTCGGTGGTCCCGGTCTGCGGAGCACATGACGTCCCGGCGTGGATCCACCCCGAGGACCGCTTCATGATGAGCGACCCGGAGAAGGCCCTGGGCCGCTCCCTGGGAGCGCAGCTGATGGGCGAGCTCACCGTGGGGGAGCCCTCCGACGTGAAGGAGCTCACCGACGGCGCGAAGCTGGCGCTGGCGGGCATGGAGCTCACCGTGTCGCACGCGCCCGGGCATACCAAGGGGTCGGTGACCTTCGGGATGCCCGAGGCGGGGGACATCCCCCCGCTGCTGTTCTCGGGCGACCTGCTCTTCGCCGGCTCCATCGGACGTACCGACTTCCCGGGCGGCAGCCACGCGGACATGCTGCAGTCGCTGGCCCGCGTGTGCCTGCCGCTCGACGACTCGACCGTGGTGCTGCCCGGTCACAACGAGCACACGACCATTGGCCGTGAGCGCGCCACCAACCCTTACCTGCGGCAGGTGGCCGCCGGCCTGGGAGACGGTTTCACGTCTCCACGACGAGGAATGTGA